The DNA region GCGGTGGAAAAAGCCTACCTCAATAACCTGAAAAAAGATGTGGTTGAGCGCGCTATTGCCCGCGGAGCGGGCACAGCGGAAAGTGAATCCTACGAGGAACTCACCTACGAGGGTTACGGCGTAAACGGCGTGGCCTTTATCGTGGAGTGCATGACCGATAACCGCAACCGCACCGTGGGTGATGTGCGCCACGCCTTCGACAAGCGCGGCGGTAACCTGGGCACCAACGGCTCGGTTTCCTACCTGTTTACCCGCAAGGGCCAAATCAGCTTTGAGCCGGGATTTAATGAAGATGCGTTGATGGAAGCGGCGCTGGATGCGGGTGCCGATGATGTGGTCATCAATTCGGATGGCTCCGCCGATGTCATGACCGCATTTGAAGATTTCTTCGC from Cellvibrio japonicus Ueda107 includes:
- a CDS encoding YebC/PmpR family DNA-binding transcriptional regulator: MAGHSKWANMKHRKARQDAKRTKVFTKIIRELSVAAKNGANPDDNPRLRAAVEKAYLNNLKKDVVERAIARGAGTAESESYEELTYEGYGVNGVAFIVECMTDNRNRTVGDVRHAFDKRGGNLGTNGSVSYLFTRKGQISFEPGFNEDALMEAALDAGADDVVINSDGSADVMTAFEDFFAVKDAIIAAGFKPISADFAMVPSVTVSLDKDAAEKIISLIDALEDLDDVQNVYTNADIPEDIMEQLG